The Methyloceanibacter sp. wino2 nucleotide sequence ACTCATGGACGCGGTGATAGCGGGCTCTCGGCAGGAACTCAATGGCCGGACCGCGCCGGGCTCGCGGGGTGCGACGCTATGAGCGGGCACGTGCGCAAGCTGGTCGGCACGATCGTGCTGTTGGTCTTTCTGCTCGTCTATATCGCGGTTGCGGCGGCAATCGGATCCGGGCGCATTGCCGAGGCGAACAGCGTCTTCCAGTTCCTTTATTTCCTGGTTGCCGGGCTTCTGTGGGTTGCCCCGGCAGCGCTGCTCATCCGGTGGATGGCCCGTCCAGACTAAGGCCTTCGAGAGCCGTTTCAGCTAGGCAGCATCGACCTGCTGGAATCCGTTCCAGATGGCGAAGGGCGCGCCGGTCAGATACAGGGCCGTGTAGGACAGGTCCTGGAATTCCCCATTCAGCGACACGCGCGGCAGCGCCGTCAGATGATCCTTGTGGGCGGGAAAGAGCATGCCCTTGCGCGTGGTCACCGCCGTGCGGAAGCCCGCGCCCTCGGTGAGCGCGAAATCCCGTGGGCCAGCGCTCCCCGGATCGCCGTACGGATAGGCAAAATGGGCCGGCCGCTCGCCGAGTTCGGCCTCGATGCGATCGGCGCTCTCCACAATCTGCGCTAGCGCTTCGTCTTCCGGGAGCTTCGCGAGTGCCAAATGATCCTTGGTATGAGCGCCCATCGTGACCAGAGGGTCCGCCGCCATGTCGCGTAGCTCGTCCCACGTCATGATGAGATCGCGGCATTGTTTCGAGAGGTCGACGCCGTGCCGTTCGGCAAGGTCGCGAATCTTGGCGCGCATGGTTTCTTCCGGCAGTGCGCGCAGCCACCAGTAGATCTTCTCGTAGGTGCGGGTCTTGTCCGCGTCCGTCCCGGTGGGCAGCCGCCAAGCCTCGCCGTCGCGGTCGATCGCGATCTCGTCGGGTGCCCTGTCGATGGCTTCCTCCAGCGCGACCCACCACAACTCGCCATGGCCGCCCGGATAGGCTGTTGGAATGTAGAGCGTGAGCGGCACGCTGCGCGCCTGGAACAGCGGCAGGGCATGTTCCTTGTTGTCCCGATACCCGTCGTCGAACGTGAAGCAGGCAAAGCGGCCCCCTTCCCCATGCGTGAGACGGTCCGCCGCTTCATCGAGCGTGATGATGTCGAGCCCCGCTTCCAGAACCTGGTCGAGGACGTTGCCCAGAAACTCCGGGCTGACTTCCAGAATGCGATTGGGCGCGAACTCCCGTGGGACACCTGTTTCAGGTTTCACCCGATGGAGCATGAAGATCAGGCCCTGGCCTTGGGTGAAAGGCGCAAGCAAACGGCCGGCGCCCGTACGATGGAGGCCGGTGAGCGCGGCCCGCATGACGGCGGCTTTACCCTTGGCCATGGTTTTTTCCACCTTTTCCGAGCATCAACCGTTAACCTCGCCCTGCCATTGTCCGCGCATCGTCTCGGCCAGTCTGACGCTGGTTCCTTGAGAAAGAATTGCCGGGGGGCAAGGCTTGCTCTCCGCTATCTACTAGACTGGCACGATGGGATTCAATCGATGGGTTCAATGACTTTGGCTCGGTCCAGCGCAGACATTTCGGACATG carries:
- a CDS encoding DUF2842 domain-containing protein — encoded protein: MSGHVRKLVGTIVLLVFLLVYIAVAAAIGSGRIAEANSVFQFLYFLVAGLLWVAPAALLIRWMARPD
- a CDS encoding polysaccharide deacetylase family protein produces the protein MAKGKAAVMRAALTGLHRTGAGRLLAPFTQGQGLIFMLHRVKPETGVPREFAPNRILEVSPEFLGNVLDQVLEAGLDIITLDEAADRLTHGEGGRFACFTFDDGYRDNKEHALPLFQARSVPLTLYIPTAYPGGHGELWWVALEEAIDRAPDEIAIDRDGEAWRLPTGTDADKTRTYEKIYWWLRALPEETMRAKIRDLAERHGVDLSKQCRDLIMTWDELRDMAADPLVTMGAHTKDHLALAKLPEDEALAQIVESADRIEAELGERPAHFAYPYGDPGSAGPRDFALTEGAGFRTAVTTRKGMLFPAHKDHLTALPRVSLNGEFQDLSYTALYLTGAPFAIWNGFQQVDAA